From the genome of Electrophorus electricus isolate fEleEle1 chromosome 14, fEleEle1.pri, whole genome shotgun sequence:
TGTtaagtgtgttaataaatgtctgtttcgACGGgccttgtccccgcatcctgcttaagccacTTAAGGATGACCGACGAAGGATGACTGGGAAaggaagaagggaaaaaagggAAGTAAACGCTCTCCCACAGCCTGGTCAGGGAAGCCCCctgtgttcttgggcaccctcctgactcccacaATAGGgcagagtggtccaggtgaatGTGGCCTAGTTGCGGAAGCGGAGGAATTGTTCTGAACCACGTCTGGCTACCAGGACTGGTATAATGctttccagtcctcggagttGGACTCCGTGGACTCCTACTATCCCGCGGAGAGACCTtcactcatcctggcctcactccatgGATCTGCAACAACTCGCTGGACGATTTTGGGGTCCTGTgtatggtccagggtcggaATCTGCTGAGTCCTACGGAAACCAGCTGGACTACGAGAACCGGCACTCGGaggtggactccgctgggtcctatgACCCCTACCTGGACGACTATAGCGGCTACGGTGATTATGGGAAGTATAGCGACATCAGTCTGTGATCGGACAGGGGGTCCGATCATGAGGAGGACCCTTCAGTGGAGGTAGAGGAGGtccctcatagggatcttccctcTCCTAGCGATGCTACAGGTTCCAAGAAAGACGAGCCCCCAGCACCCAAGGCCCCGCCTAGGGCTCCGCCCAGGGCTCCGCCCAGGGCACGCCACCCTGAAGCTAGCAAACTGCCCTGGGTGACTTGCAGGGAGGCATCGCCaacagaggaggacactcctccCCCTAAGGTGAAGAGCCCCAGAGCGCATGCACCTACGCCTAAGCCTCgtagggggaaaaaaggcagcAGCACCAGTGCCTTCACTGGCAAAGTGCAATACAGCTGGTGTGCTTCCCGACGCACATATGCCAAAACCAGAACAGCCGCCGCTACCCAGGCCGGCGAAGGACAATCCTCGCCAGGCTGGTCGGTCTCCAACCCAGCtgacgactgggggactggctggggttccTTCTCCCTTTTCCAGACTGTTTACCAACCCTATGTGTGGTGTTGTGCCTGTCCCCATCACCGTGCCTGTCCCGATTACGTTGAATGTACTGATCACTTTGTCcacctttgtgtctgtgcctgtcccCGTTAGTGTGCATCGCTGTGTCTGTTgtcgtcctggtccctgtccttccccctgCTGTCCTGCTTGCGCTGCCCCATGGCAGGTTATCCAGTCCTCTGGCCTCGCCatttggcgttggtctcggggccgcagcccgataggctggcgtgCCGGGAGATGTGCTGTTTGTGGGTGGGGCTCtgtcacccccccccaaacgtctccgtgtgtgtgttcctattGCCACAGCCTCTCGTGTTTCTCatctgatccttgttgtgtgtcattgttgtgtgtgtgtatataagtcctttgtctTATTGTggatgttgtcagtgtttgaaactatagcctgcatgctacgttttgttctctttttctttctttatctccctctcttgccctctctggggtttcatttttctctttcttttgatATTTGTGTTAGATATTCCTTAGATATTTTTAGCCTTCATGTTACacattatagttttttttttttttttttcttgatttgtGACTAGatcattcataaaaaaaacattgtgtttattatttaaaatacaggTAACATTACCatcctgtttaaaaaaaaaaaaaaaaaaaaaaaaaaaaaatatatatatatatatatatatatatatatatatatatatatatatatatatatatatatatatatatatatatttatattacgaATGCTCACTTTTCACAGTTTGTGTACGCAGCGGATGGCTCATTTGGCTCGGTTTTGCAACCGCTTTCATCAGCACCTTGCATGATTGGTCTGTGCCACAGAGTTTGGACTGGCCAGCCTGGCATTGACAGCCGTCCTCTGGACAGGGGCTATGCTCGTCCTGCTCTCCATCCTGCCTTTCTCCTCATTACATTTCTGGCAGCAGTCACTGCACAGGCAGGTCTCCCTGACAACATAGAGGCAGTCCACCCTGTTAATAGAGTCCAGCTCAAGAGGGTGTTCTGGGGGAAAGGGGTTGCACTTAACATTGAGGGTGTGCTGGTTTGGTAGTTGGTGGAGCCACTGTGGCAGGCGCATCAGCAGGTTGTTGAAGAGGGAAAGTTCATGGAGCTCCTTGAGGGCGCCCATGGAGGGCGGCAGGCTCTTGATGTGGTTCAGACCCAGGTTGAGGCTCCACAGGTTCCTGAGAAGGCTCAGCTCATGCGGGATGCTGTGGGCAGTCAGCAGCTTGTTGCACAAGTTGAGTTTGTGCAGCTTCAGCAAGTGCCAAATCGCTTCGGGGAGCTGGTCCAGCTGGTTGCTGTGGAGGTCCAGCCAGCGCAGGTTGACAAAGATGTCGATGCTGTTGGGAATCTTCTTCAGCATTTTATGACTTAGGTCCAGCTCGTCCACGGTGCAGAACTTCAGGATGCAACTGGGGAAGGTGGTGATCTGCATGTTGCTGAGGTCCAGACGCTGCTTGCCATCCACAGTGAGTTGCACAGCATTCGTAGCCATCTTGAGAGTGATTTCTTTGCCTTTTGGttcacttgattttttttttcccctttgccATAAGGCCAGTGAATATCAAGGAGCAGAATGTTAAAGTCAGTATTTGTCTTGTTTGGTCCCTCCTAGCATGcttattgtcatggttaccctgtctcatgtatttgttttgcttctgtgttttgtttctctgcccTTCATTTGTAGCATCTGTGTCTTGTTCAATTCTTATTAGtacgtgtatttaaaccctgtcttgttccctttTTTTGTTGGTCAGTGTGTTTTTTCTAGCCACTGTTGTTATTCCAGTCCTCGTGGAGGGGCCATACGTAACATCGTATTTCCATGCCATAGCTGACAGCTACTGCAGATGGAATCCTTTGAAAACCAGTAAGCATTGAACAGCTGCAAGGAACTcccagtttcctttgagaactccctattatcaccatctgaagctgctcgtagcctgggcataactttggacaaccagttgttgttctcaactcatgtttcaaatccgACCCGGTCTTGCaaatttctcctttgtaacatatgaaggatttggccctaaactaaactaaatgaaACTAACAGTTCAGTAAGTGCTGAGTCCTTCCCCAATTCACACCTAAGACCAAGCCAAAACTACACCTTCAGcaagtaattacagctaacaggAAAGAAGTAACTAGGTTcagacaagaagccttgaattTAATAGgatctaaggcaaaagtaagtaaacttAGAGCCTACCTCAACCAACCAGAGGATAAGCCAAAAGGATAACCAAAGCACACGGCCTACCAAAGACtaccatttgtgcttctgtttctttttattagtttttaccAGTTACATTATCCATTCTGTTAGTCATTTATCATTCcttttccttgttacggcctccAAGCCCAGACAGAGGTTCAACTGCTTTTAATCATGTACTttgtatatgttatatatgtcatAGACTTGTTCAAACAGCATCTGTTGTACATGTgttacagtgtgtatatatgtgtgtgaatgtgtgtaaatgtatgtgtgtgggtgtgcgtgcgggtgtggcATGTCACTGTACATTACGGGTGACTCTGTGAAAGGTGGTCAGTTCTAGGGAAAGCTTTTCAGAGCTTCCATAGTCTCCCAgccctgtttgtgtgtcatcAACCTTGAAAGCACATGGCAGGCTCTGGTTTCTGGGACTGAGAAGTCCATTACAATGTCTCCTTGTCTCCcatgttccctctctcttctcctctggtTAAAACAGCTCTGATGGAAAGAATGATGATGACCTGGTGGTGGTTGAAGGAGGCATTGTTCGCTACTTTGTAACAGAATGAAGCCAAATCTAATTGGTTGTGCTCACCATGTGTGTTGCAAAATGGACTGACTGATCCTAGTAAATCCAGGcctaaaataatttattttatacatgcTACCACTTCAGCAAAATGAAAAGGCTGATTCTACTTCATAAATATAGATACTATAATACAAAGATACATAGACTGGTCTATGGTTAATTTTAAGATCTTCAGGTTGCTGTGGATATAAAGATGTTTGTTTACAAGGGACCATTTGAATGATAAAGCATTATATTTAGTCTGTCATATATATATGacagtctatatatatatatatatatatatatatatatatgaacaaagactatatatatatatatatatatatatatatatatatatatatatatatatatatatatatatatgaacaaagactatatatatatatatatatatatatatatatatatgaacaaagacatgagacaaggatgctaggaggggccaagTGTGACAATGAGTTACAACATTTTAACCATCACATTTTAACCTTCTTTTGCAAAAGGCATAGTTGATTCAGTCTCATCAGTAAGCCTATTTAACGCTCTCAAACGACTCCTAAGTATTTTCAACTTCTCATATCAGTTTGCATTTGATCCCTAATATATACAATACCTTCTTGTAAGcattatgtttaatttttttttttttgcactgaaaaaaaaggCAGTGGTGTGAAGATCTAAATTAGTCTCTGAGACATGTGCTGGAAAACTGGAAGGAGGGGACCTAGGAACTTTCTCTGTTTATGTAGGCAGCAGAAGGATGTGGTTTGCACTCGGTTTTGTCTCAGTTTTGTCTCCACTACACCCTGTCTTATGGAAGGGTACTGGCGGCAGCCTCAGTTGACCTATTTCTTAAATGTTTACTTGGAGGCTGTTCAGAGGCTGCTGACTTAGAATCATCCATTAGCCTTATTTGAAAATCTTATTTTTCTAAGCTAATTTCCACCTATTCAGCTAGTTttggatttttcttttatttttcaaaaaaaacGTAGGCTGATTTATGACGATGTCTAGCATGGTTTACTGTTTGTTGACATATTAAGGAGAAAGACAACTAATGGCTCTGAAATAGTGATGTCATTCTCTTGGAGCTTTCCAGAGCGGTACAGACTGTTTCATTAGCTTTGGTTTCATAGTAGAACACTATGAGCTCATTGTAAATCTCAGCTGAAGGATGACAGGAACAAATGCAACCcacttttaacttttaagaTTTCCTAGGTAATGAGGAAAACAACGTGTAACAAGGCTTTATATCAAGCATTGGTAACATGGCTTGTGTTTGTCAAGTGTACTTTGACAGCTGTGGTTACAAGTGACATAATCAGTAGTAGTTCATTAACAACTTTAGATGTACAGTGAGGCAtcttttatactgtaaatactacAATCTGTGTTATATTTGATGTCTGCTTGCtaataaaaaaagcaatttctcaatttcattattattttatgccTATTGTTTGAAGTTACATCAGTACAAACCAAAGGATTACATACAAGGTACACATCAGTTAAACAGGGACCATGTCAGCTTATTTAGAACAGTAGCACAGATTCATATCTCTTTATAAACTCTCTCCAACACAGTCACCATTGGCAGTATGCTCATGAAAGTAAGTGGATAGGAAAGTGTAATGTGATCAGCGTGCAGTGGTGTAGAGGATGGTGTTTCCATGCTGAATTCACAGATGGTTCTTATTAGTGGTGAAGACAGTGCCCCCTCCCCACCCTTACACTCAGTGTGCGTTAGGGAAGggtttcttctcttttttcacAGTTGAAGAACTTTCCTACATGCTTGAGGTTTATAATCATGTCAATACCTCCTTCTGAATGGGAGGGGGATAATGATGCTCGACAACATATGTGCACTGTGAATAAGTAGCGTTTTACTGTTTTCCACGTTTCAGAATAAagcacacctccccccaccccgaCCTTTTGTGAGAGGAGCAAAAAGTCTTTGGTGTTTCAAAAGTTTTTTCCACGGTAAAATCCAAAGGTccattaaactaaaataaataaataaaataaaaaacatcaaaggcaTTAGAcatgtaattgtaatttaatCTAAGGAATGTTAAATGTAGGCTTCTGTGTCTTTGCTGGTAGAGTTCAAATCTGTAAACACTGATGCATGCAGATATGAAAGTCATTATTGAACAGGCGCTTCCTCATGCATTCATTTACCATCTAGTAAAGGGCTAAGAAAATGTTACTTGCCGTTTGCAGATTAAAGTGGACAAGATTTTTCAGGGTTTGCCTAAATCTAATTCTCGAACTCAAGATAGCAATTAGTCTACCTTGGATCACTAATTTGGCCAGGGCTACAGAGGGAGTTAATCTCGTATCGCAGATGAGAGGGCAACTCTGATAACAGGACTAGTTTTCTGTGAGTGGATGGCTAAAGATGGCTGTTTATAAAACCCACACGCTACTGCTAGCCATGGACATATCAGACATAACACATTGGGATGTTTATTACTGATCTTTATTCATATAATCAGTTTGTCTGGTTTCTTGTGTCACAGTGTGGAATGTGTTTGAGTGCtaaatatatgtacaaaaagaTATGTACAATTCAAAATTCTGTGCTTGTAAATGTGGTTAGCAAACCATAACAGACATTGACAATAATaaagtatttataaataatagaGTTCAATCAGTGGAATGACTTAGTCCTATACCATTTTGTCCTCAAAAAGTATTTGGGCATAGACAGTtcctgtctttgatgttttggcCTCTGGTATTGGCTTAACCAGTTCCAGCTCTGCATATGTCAGGTTCTCCTCTGCAATCTTTGGCTGTGACATCAGTTAGAACAGAAGCAGAATGAGCTCAGCTCATTTAGTGGCTGATGATTGTATCAAATCTAAGTTGTGCTTAGAACATCACAGTCAGGACTGTTACAAAGCCAAAGCACAACTTGAAGTGAACTACATCATCATTTAATTAGGAAACATTTAAGCATTTTCAAGAAACTTaccaaaattatatttctagGCTGAGGTTTTAAAAGTTTTGGCTTTCTCACTTTGTCCGCAATCGGGGCTAGAAGGGGAAAGATCAGGAGAGTTAAAAGCATACCATTaaagacacactgctgttttagTTTGCTGAAAATTAATACTCAAAAATCAGTGCCTTGTAGTAGCAGATTCAGAAGACACCATGGCAAAAAAAGATCCTGGTTTACCTTTAGCAGGGATCTCTGGTGGCACATCCATATGATCTATAGTTTTCTTTGTCCTGTACTTCCCCTGTTTCTTGGGTAGAGCTGGAGACAGGCTGACTACACTAGTCACCGTCTCCCCGGaactgaacacagacagacacgtttACTCAGACCAgtctgctctctgtcctctgtagcaaatctgtttgttttctcatgcAGACTCACCTGTTCTGGGGGCTCTTGACCAAATGATAATTTTCTTAACAGAtaggagagaacagagagagacaaggatAAATGATTAATCATAAAAATCACctttctgatcttttttttttttttttttctcattgggATACTTTAAAATTAAACCTGATATACATATCATTACACAGTATTCACAGTCTTGTTTCGTGGTATAGAGACAATATATTAGCTATGCCCAGTGCTTTTACCTTTCAAATGCCTCTTCCTGTGCAAATACTGGCAGGTCACAGCCACggtaaacatacacatacacaacagccCCACGCAACAAATCAGCACCGCACACAGGTAtacatctgaaacaaacataAATCATGAACACTCTTGAGTTTATGTTCTAAAACATTCTAACACGTGCTGCCTTTGACATAAATGAGGATACAGAGCAGGATGATCGACCATGGCACCGTATATACAAAAAGACCACAGCAGGTATTATTTAGCAGCCTCACCATTGCACAGTTTAGACTAACACGTCCACATCTAGTGCTGTGGAGAGAATGAGTAGGAAGTAGTTTATTTTCTTGGATTCATTTTTGTGCCTAAATCTGAAAAGGAAAGTAACCGTTCCTTCCGCCTGAATAGCCAGTACAGCATTTTTTGGAGCACCACTGTGGTGTCGTTTCTATGCAAGACAATGTGGGTGAAGCACGGCTCTGTGGCTTACCTTCAAACAGACTCCAGAGTCCCTCCTTGGCGCTGTTAGCCGGGAGGACATGcactgcagaagcagaaggcAGAAGTGCACACTCATCACTGTGGCTCAGCCCTGGTAATTGCACCCTGCGCAGGGTTAAATAAAGTTAATTACAGTGGGCCATGTGTGGGGGATGACAGCACGGATGCTGCCCCTTTCTCTGGAAGGTCCCTCCCTCATCCGGCAGCTAGTGATGGCTGACACCCACTGAGACGCCCTCAAAATACCCATAACCACCAGCAGTGGCAGACGACAGGGAGGTTAGCCCGTCCCGCAGATGGCAAGACCTGGCCAAAAGAAGTGCTGAGAGATTGGAATGGCCTAGCTGGGTGTCTGTTGTGCCACGACTGGTTCATACAATACCacttaaacattttgaaatgacattttagaCCAAGTCtgttaaaatggcattaaagTTCACGCCAGTCTGACTGAAATCACAGTTCATGTTTTAGCATTAAGTTAATTCCAGCAATGTATATTTAAGAGAGCAGCAAACTATCCCCAGAAAAAGTTGTGCTGAACTACAGAATTTGGTTTTATATGTCACCATTCATGAACTGTATAATAACGTGCTCCTTCATTCATGCATGTCCGAAatggagaacgagagagagactccCTTCTGTTAAATCACTGAACATATTTGGACAAAGAGCAACAGATACAAACTGGTTTACCATAGCGCCCATTCTCTGTGAAGTCTGTAAGAGGCATAAATTGAACTGTGGCACCAAGAGATGCCCACCTGCCTAGACTATTGTGTGAGATACAGAGTGAGCCCCTTAGACTATGGCCTCAATTGACCGGCTGCTGCGTTCAGCCCTTCAGTGATGCATTGCTGCTGTACAGAACGTTTGACTAATGGAATAAACATGGTTGCTCGCTCAAGAGCTTCTACTGACTTCTGATACCAAAGGGATTCTGCACTTTCACCTGCGCTCAAGGCTTCATACTGAGCTTCACGCTGAAGTCCTGTGTGATCCATAAGCTGCTTGCGATTTTGCCTAAATGGTCAAAAATGTACATCTCAGACTTGGATCTTATTTAGATCATTTCCAGTGGCTCTAGCTGTATGTCCCAACATGCCTTCTGCTGTATATTTAATGCCTGCTGTATATTTAAATCCTGGCAAAATCTCATAAAGATCCAAACAACTTGCTACTATATCAGTTAGCTCCTTACAAATATAATCTACAAATGATGTTACAGTGATATTGATTTACAAAGATATAGCCTGACTAGGTGTACAGCCATAGTGTTTCATCCTTTTGTTTAGGTACTGGCTTAGTTATAGTTTGCCCTTTGTTTCAGGACACAAAGTGAGGGTCTGGTCTAGATGGTAAATGTGCTTAGATATAACAGCACATTCAAATTTTGCCAGACAATTTCAGTGCTATGTTTTTATCTGtagttatacattttatatgaaaaatCTTTGTTCCTCATGTGGATTGACAGCTAAATCTAAATAACAGAGCATttccaaatataaaatataaaaactccATATCTGTGACACTTCTCACCTTTCTGGAAATCACATCTGGGAATCTAGACTTTGGATGACATCACTAGGTATTCGGAGTGATTGCCAGATGGCTAATTTATTACTCTTCTGTCCCCTTATCTCCCCCCAtgccccaatacacacacacacacacacacacacacacacacacacacacacacacacacacacacacacacacacacacacacacacacacacacacacacacacacacacacacacacacaaccacaacaacagcAAGGCTTATTTTGTCCAAGAGCCATGGAGCCACTGTCTTTTTGGCCTCtcagtgtttttgtgtctgtgttgtaaaTGAGGAAAGGGAAACTCCATCCTGCAGCCAGTGTCAATAGTGTTTAGCTGTAAGAATGCCAGCAATCCCTGTGTTGTCTCTCTGTACCCAACCACAGCTCAGACTGCCAAAAGACAGATAGATAACTTTTATATCACATTTCCctatatttatttgtactgGGAAATCGAAAATGGAGCATAATATTACAGATTTCATGGGAGGGTATATCTTGTAACAAAAAAGAACTCTTCTCTGTGGGGACAGTTAAGGTAGACCTGGTACAGTTGGTGAACACATTCCCAATATTACACGGCTTCTTCCTGCATTGAatagtgtggtagagtgtgctCACAGTGCTATATTGTGTTCAAAAGTGATGGCCCAAGGCCTCTGACAGCAGAGATTTTAAAGCAGAGATTTCTTTTTGACATATTTAGGTCAATACTTCACAGGAGCTGTGGGAGCGGGCCATCAACCACTAGCAAATGACTCACTAAAAGCTAATTTGTTTGACCTACCTCGAAGCTCTGTAGCTGCTGTGCAGTTGGTAGATGCTTTCCACCGGTCATGATGCTTCTTAAACTCCTGTACCCTGCAGCTGTACATGCCTCTGTCCTGATTAGTGATGTTGAGGATCAGGAGGTCATAGATTATCCCTTGCTTCACCACTACCAGCTTCATCTTGGGTCTGGGGAAGCTCTTCGTGTAGTTCCCATAGAACTTGGCCCGCCGCATGTTGACTTTGACCAGTAGCTGCTCAACCCCACCGCTCTCTGGCAGGTACACCCAGCGCACCACAGGCAGGCTGTCTGACCGGCGCCACTGAGTCACCTGACACGACAGTGTGACGTTCTCACCTTCCGCTGCCACTGTGAACGGTGCAGGAGTGACCGTGACATTGACGGCGGCGCACAACTCTGCGAACGGAAGATGAC
Proteins encoded in this window:
- the lrrc18b gene encoding leucine-rich repeat-containing protein 18: MAWKYDVTGKKKSSEPKGKEITLKMATNAVQLTVDGKQRLDLSNMQITTFPSCILKFCTVDELDLSHKMLKKIPNSIDIFVNLRWLDLHSNQLDQLPEAIWHLLKLHKLNLCNKLLTAHSIPHELSLLRNLWSLNLGLNHIKSLPPSMGALKELHELSLFNNLLMRLPQWLHQLPNQHTLNVKCNPFPPEHPLELDSINRVDCLYVVRETCLCSDCCQKCNEEKGRMESRTSIAPVQRTAVNARLASPNSVAQTNHARC
- the vstm4b gene encoding V-set and transmembrane domain-containing protein 4 is translated as MESEVLSDWRMRSSAMVTVFLTSVLFGELCAAVNVTVTPAPFTVAAEGENVTLSCQVTQWRRSDSLPVVRWVYLPESGGVEQLLVKVNMRRAKFYGNYTKSFPRPKMKLVVVKQGIIYDLLILNITNQDRGMYSCRVQEFKKHHDRWKASTNCTAATELRVHVLPANSAKEGLWSLFEDVYLCAVLICCVGLLCMCMFTVAVTCQYLHRKRHLKENYHLVKSPQNSSGETVTSVVSLSPALPKKQGKYRTKKTIDHMDVPPEIPAKAPIADKVRKPKLLKPQPRNIILPKIAEENLTYAELELVKPIPEAKTSKTGTVYAQILFEDKMV